A window of Streptomyces broussonetiae genomic DNA:
TTGTCGCGGTAGAAGACGTACTCGGCCCACTGTTCGTCGGTGAGATCCGCGGGGTCGGCGGGGTAGGGGACGTGGGCCTGTCCGCCGTAGTGGTACTCGGTCTCGTCCCGCGGACCGCACCAGGGGCAGGTGATCAGCAGCACGGTGTCCTTCTCTCAACGGGCTCTCAGTGGGCCACGGCTGCTGCGCCGTGTTCGTCGATCAACGCGCCCGTCGCGAACCGTTCCAGGGCGAAGGGGGCGTTCAGCGGATGTGGTTCCCCCGTCGCGATGGTGTGGGCGAAGGTCCAGCCGGCCGCCGGGGTGGCCTTGAAACCGCCGGTGCCCCAGCCGCAGTTGACGTAGAGGTTCTCGACGGGGGTGGTGCCGATGATCGGGGAGGCGTCCGGGGTGACGTCGACGATGCCGCCCCAGGTCCGCAGCACGTGCGCGCGGGCGAAGACGGGGAACAGCTCGACGGCGGCGGCCATCTGCTGCTCGATCACATGGAAGGAGCCGCGCTGTCCGTAGCCGTTGTACGCGTCCACGCCCGCGCCCATCACCAGCTCGCCCTTGTGCGCCTGGGAGACGTAGACGTGCACGTGGTTCGACATCACGACGGTGGGGTGCACCGGTTCGTGCAGCTCCGAGACCAGCGCCTGCAGCGGATGGGACTGCACCGGCAGCCGGAAACCGGCGCGCTGCGCCAGCACGCTGCTGTGCCCGGCGGCCGCGAGGCCGACCCGGCCGGCGAGGATGCGGCCGCGGCTGGTCTCGACGCCCACGACCCGGTCGCCGTCCTTGAGGAAGCCGGTGACCTCACAGCCCTGGATCAGGTCCACGCCCATGTCGTCGGCACGGCGGGCCAGGGCCCAGGCGACATGGTCGTGTTTGGCGATGCCGGCCCGCGGCTGGAAGGTGGCGCCGAGGACCGGATACCGGGTGCGGGGCGAGATGTTGAGGATGGGGCAGACGTCGGCGACCTCGTCCGGCTCCAGCCACTGGGCGTCGACACCGTTGAGGCGGTTGGCGCCCACGCGCCGCACGCCCTCGCGGACGTCCTGCAGGGTGTGGGCGAGGTTGAGGACGCCGCGCTGGCTGAACAGGAAGTCGTAGTCCAGCTCCTCGGGGAGCCGCTCCCACAGCTTGAGCGCGTGCTCGTAGATCGCCGCGCTCTGGTCCCACAGGTAGTTCGAGCGGATGATGGTGGTGTTGCGTGCCATGTTGCCGCCGGCCAGCCAGCCCTTCTCGAGGACGGCGACGTTGGTGATGCCGTGGTTCCTGGCGAGGTAGTAGGCGGTGGCCAGGCCGTGGCCTCCGGCGCCGACGACGACGACGTCGTACGAGGCGCGCGGCTCGGGGGTGCGCCACAGGAAGTCCGGATGCTCCGGCAGCGGCTCGGCGGTCATGCCGCGTCCCCCTGCAGGTGGGGGTAGAGGGGGAACGCGGAGGCGAGCTTCTCGACGCGGTCGCGCAGCAGGTCCGCGCGCTCGTCGCCGATCCGCTCCTCCTTCAAGGCCTGGGCGACGATGTCGGCGACCTCCCGGAACTCCGCCTCGCCGAAGCCCCGGGTGGCCAGGGCCGGGGTGCCGATGCGCAGGCCCGAGGAGACCATCGGCGGGCGGGGATCGAACGGTACGGCGTTGCGGTTGACGGTGATTCCGATGCGGTGCAGCCGGTCCTCGGCCTGCTTCCCGTCCAGTGCGGAACCGCGCAGGTCGACCAGGACCAGATGGACCTCGGTGCCGCCGGTCAGTACCGTGATCCCGGACTCGGCCACGTCGTCGGCCAGCAGCCGGCCGGCGAGCGTCCGGGCGCCGTTCAGGGTGCGCCGCTGGCGCTCCCTGAACTCCTCGCTCGCCGCCACCTTGAAGGCCACGGCCTTCGCCGCGACAACGTGCTCGAGCGGTCCGCCCTGCTGGCCGGGGAAGACCGCGGAGTTGATCTTCTTGGCCAGGCCGGCCCACCTGAGGATCACGCCTCCGCGCGGGCCGCCGAGGGTCTTGTGCGTGGTCGTCGTGACGACATCGGCGTACGGCACCGGGCTCGGGTGCAGACCGGCGGCCACCAGCCCGGCGAAGTGGGCCATGTCCACCATGAGGTAGGCCCCCACCTCGTCGGCGATCCGGCGGAACGCGGCGAAGTCCAGGCGGCGGGGGTAGGCCGACCACCCCGCGACGATCATCCTGGGCCGGTGGGCCAGAGCGAGCTGCTCGACCTCGTCCATGTCGATGCGCATGTCGGACTCGCGCACGTGGTACGGCACGACGTTGTACAGCTTGCCGGAGTAGTTGATGCGCATGCCGTGGGTGAGGTGCCCACCGTGTGCCAGGTCGAGGCCCAGGATCGTGTCGCCGGGCTCGAGCAGCGCGAACATCGCGGCCGCGTTGGCCTGGGCACCCGAGTGCGGCTGCACGTTCGCGGCCTCGGCGCCGAACAGCTCCTTGACCCGGTCCATGGCCAACTGCTCGATGACATCGACGTGTTCGCAGCCGCCGTAGTAGCGGCGGCCCGGGTAGCCCTCGGCGTACTTGTTCGTCAGCACCGAGCCCTGGGCCTCCATGACGGCCGCCGGGGCGAAGTTCTCCGAGGCGATCATCTCGAGCGTCGACTGCTGGCGGTGCAGCTCGGCGTTCACCGCGGTGGCGACTTCCGGGTCGAGCCGGCCGAGCGGGAGGGTGAGGGGGGAGTCGAATGTGCTGGTCGACGGGGTCGTTGCCATCTGTCCACCATCCTGGGGGCCAACTAATGCGCAACTGATATATCAGACGTGTGCGGTACGGTATGGGAGCTGGCCGGACAGGTCAAGGGGGCATTGATGCAGCAGGTGGCGACCGAGCCCACAGGCGAGGAGCTGTCCCTCGCCGAGCGCGCTTACCGCGCCATCCGTGACCGGCTCGTCATGCTCGAGATCCGCCCGGGCGCGCCGATCAACGAGGACCAGCTGGCGCAGTCCCTCGGCGTGGGCCGTACGCCGGTGCGCGAGGCCCTCAAACGGCTGCAGTACGAGCGCCTCATCACCACCTACCCGCGCCGTGGCACCTTCGCGACCGAGGTCAACATCACCGACCTGGCCCACATCTCCGAAGTGCGCCTGGAACTGGAGCCCCTGGCCGCCGCCCAGGCCGCACGGCGCGCCACGGCCACCGACCGGGCGGCTTTGACGGCGGTGCGGCGGGAACTCGGGAGCGTGGATCCCGGCCGGCACGCCGCCGCCGAGCTGATGCATCTGGACCTTCGGGTGCACCGCGCCATCTACGCCGCCACGCACAATCCGTACCTGGAGGACACCCTCGTCCGCCACGACAACCTGGCCACCCGCATCTGGTGCCTGTTCGTCGACCGTCTGTCCGACATGGCCGGCCACGTCGCGGAGCACGGACCGTTGATCGAGGCGATCGTCGCCGGTGATCCGGACAGGGCCGCCCGACTCGCCCGCGGCCACGTCGAGGGCTTCGAACGGGCCATCCGCGACGCCATCTGAGACGGCGCCGTCCGGCTGTGCGGCCACCTACGCGCGGTCCCGCCGGTGGCTTTGCGATGTGCCCGGCGCGGCCGTTGCTGCTCCGCGTCGCTGCATGGCCCCCCCGCCGAACACCCCACCTGTGGCGGGTGACGCGATCGAACGCCGCGTCCGCGCAGTGCGCTGCTGCGGGCGAGAGCGCGCTCAGAGGTTGATCATGTGGCCGGCGAGGCCGTGGAGGGCGTCCTGTACCGCTTCGCTCAGGGTGGGGTGGGCATGGACGTTCCTGATCAGCTCGGTCACCGTGAGGTCCCATTTCTGGGCGAGGGTCAGCTCCGGGAGCAGTTCGGTCACGTCCGGGCCGATCAGGTGGGCGCCGAGCAGTTCGCCGTGGCGGGCGTCGCTCACCAGCTTCACGAAACCGGTCGTGTCGCCGAGCCCGTGCGCCTTGGCGTTGGCCGTGAAGGGGAACTTCGCCGCCCGGACGTCGAAGCCCTGCGCGCGCGCCTCGGCCTCGGTCCAGCCGAAGCTGGCGATCTGGGGCCGGCAGAACGTCGCACGCGGGATCATCCGGTAGTCCAGCTCCATCGTCTCCGCGCCGGCGATGCTCTCGGCGGCGACGACTCCCATCGCCTCGGCGGCGTGGGCCAGCATCAGCTTCGCCGTGACGTCGCCGATGGCATAGATGTGCGGCCGGCTGGTGCGGCAGTGTCCGTCCACGTCGATCGCACCGCGGTCGGTCAGCCGTACTCCCGTGGAGCCCAGCCCGTAGCCGGCGGTGCGCGGCTGGAACCCCGTGGCCTGCAGAACCCTCTCGGCCTCCAGGACCTGCTGTGCGCCACCTTGCCGGACCGTCACACGGACACGGTCCGTGCCCTCCTCGATGGACTCCACGCGGGCGGAGGTCAGCACGTTGATCCCCTGCTTCTTGAACCGCCTGGCCAGCTCGGCCGACACCTCCTCGTCCTCCAGCGGCGCGATCCGGTCGAGGAACTCGACCAGCGTCACCTCGACGCCGTAGGAACGCAGCAGATACGCGAACTCGACCCCGATGGCGCCCGCCCCGGCGATGATCAGACTCGACGGAAGGGTGTCGGCGAGGATCTGGTCCTCGAATGTCACGACGCGCCTGCCCAGCGCCGTGCCGGGGAGCAGCTTCACGGTCGCGCCGGTGGCGATGATGCAGGAGCGGAAGGAGAGCGTCGTCTCGCCGTCGCGCAGGCGTACCTGCATCGTGTACGGGTCGATGAAGGTGCCCTGGCCCTCGAACTGGGCGATCTTGTTCTTGCGCATGAGATAGCCGACGCCTTTGACGCGGCCGTCGGCCACCGTCCGGCTCCGCTCGTAGGCGCTGCGGTAGTCCAGGCGCACATCCCCGCTGATCTTCACGCCGAACTTGTCCGCGTCGTGCAGGATCAGCTGTGCGACCTCGGCGTTGCGCAGCAGCGCCTTCGCCGGAATGCAGCCGATGTTCAGGCAGACGCCGCCCCAGAAACGGCCCTCCACGACGGCCGTGCGAAGCCCCAGCTGCGCGCAGCGGATGGCCGCCACGTAGCCGCCGGGGCCCGCTCCGAGGACGACGACGTCGAAGTCAGTGTCCATGTCCATATCTCCCACGCTGTCCGTCGGCACCGTTCACGGCGCCGGTTCCAGGAGTTCCACGGGACCGGACAGCGCCGCGCGCACCCGGTGGGACACCTCGTCCACCAACACCTCGGGCCCGCCGCGCCCGATCGCGTCCATGGTCTGGGCCGCCACCTCGGCGGCCGCCACCTTGGGGACGTCGGCACCCGCCGTGGCCTCGGTGTCCACGGGGCCCACATGCACCCCGACGACCAGGGTCCCCTGCCGGCGCAGACCGGCGCGCCGGGCATTGGTCAGCGACCACTCGGCAGCCTTCGACGCCGCGTAGCTCGGCCACCGGTTGTTCACCCGCCAGGACGCCACCGACAGCCTGTTCACCAGGGCTCCGCCGCCGTTGGAAGCGAGGACCGGAGCGAAGGCCCGCGAGACCGCCCAGGTGCCCAGGTAGTTCACCTCCAACTCGCGCCGAGCGCCCTCCAGGGAACCCTCGAGCAGGCCCGGACCGGCCTGGATACCGGCATTGTTGATCACGATGGTGGCGTCCGACGCCGTAGCCGCCGCGGCCGTGATCTGGGCCGAGTCGGTGACATCGAGGTGCAGCGTCCGGACTCCCGGCTCCCGGACCTCGGCGTCGGGATTGCGGACGCCCGCATAGACCTTGGCGGCGCCCCGGTCGAGCAGAGCCCGGGTGAACGTGAGTCCGATGCCCCTGTTCGCGCCGGTCACCACCGCGACCGCTCCCTTGATCTCCATGGCCGCAAACCTCGATTCGTCCGTTGCCGCCGATGCCCACACGAAGCCATGGCCCCCTCCCGGGGGAGACCGCGCACGGCCGGCACAGCTTGAACGCTGGCCGCTCGCCGGCCGACCTGCAACCGGGGACTCGAACCCGGACGAGTCACAGCCGGTGGCGGCCCCGGCGCTTCACCGGATGACAGCCGGAACAGCGGGCAACACAATCAGCACACGGCACATTTCTGGTGAATCGCCACAACAACCTCGAACGCGGGATGCGATGAATTCCTGGGACAGCGCGAAGAAGCCGCAGGCGCCCGGCTCCGAACCCGGCGGCTCCGACGAGGGTTCGCAGGACGCGCCGCCGCCGCCCGAGCCGCGGCAGGCGCGCGCCGGGACTCTCGTACGACGCGGCAGGCTGTGGTTGTTTCCCACGGTCCTGAGCGCGCTGGTCGCCGTGGCGTTGTCGCTGCTCTACATGGGTGGCACGGTCGACCCGAACGGCAACCTGCACCGGCTGCCGATCGCCGTCGTGGATACCGACACCGGCCGGCCGCTGCCCGGTCAGCGGCAGAACCTGGGCGCCCAGGTGACTGGCGCGATCACCGCATCGGCCACTGGTGAGCGTGTGGAGTGGCAGCGGCTCACCAGCGCACAGGCACAGGATCAGCTGTCCTCGGGAAGGCTCTACGGGGCCCTGGTCGTCCCGGCCGACTTCACCGACTCCGTAGCCGCGTTGACGACGGCGCACGCCGCCAGGAAGCCGACGCTCACCGCACTGACCAATCCGGGAGTCGGCAGCCTGGGCTCCTCGTTGGCCAGTCAGATCACTCAAAACGCCGCCCACCAGGCCTCGCTGGAGGTCGGTCGGTATCTGCTGGAGAGCAACGCCGGCAAGGGAGCCGACGCCCGGACCCGGCTTTTCCTCGCAGATCCCGTCACCGTCGCCACAGCGGTCGGCCACCCCATCGGCCGGCACAGCGGCCTGGGACTCACGGCCTTCTACTACACGCTGCTGCTCGTACTCTCGGCCTTCGTCGGAGCCAACATCGTTCACAACGGCGTGGACGCGGCCCTCGGCTACGCCGACAACGAAATCGGCCCCTGGCACACCCGTCGCCCCACCGTCGCGATCAACCGCACGCAGACGCTGCTGCTCAAGATGGCCATGACCGCGGGCATCATCGTGCTCACCACCAGCCTCGTCATGGTGGCCACCATCGCCGTCCTCCGTATGGACGCCTCGCACCTGCCGCTGCTGTGGGCCTTCTCCTACTGCGCCAGCCTGGCGGTGGGCCTGGGCGTGCAGGCCATCAACGCGGCGTTCGGCGGCATCGGGCAGATCGTGGCCATGTTCGTGTTCATCGCCCTGGCACTGCCCTCGTCCGGAGGAGCCGTTCCGCTGCAGGCCGTCCCCGGCTTCTACCGCTTCCTGGGCGAGTTCGAGCCGATGCGGCAGCTCAGCGACGGAACGCGGGCCATCCTCTTCTTCGACGCCCGGGCCGACGCAGGCCTGACCCGGGCCTGGACCATGATCGCGGTCGGCTGGGCCCTCGCCTTCGCGTTCGGTTTCGGCATGACCCACTACTACGACCACAAGGGCCTGCAGCGTCTGACGCCCGCGCCGGTACCCGGGGCCACTGACTGACGTCGCGGGCGAACGGAGACCTCATGCTGCCGGCGCGGCACTGCCGTGCGGCACGCCGGTCGGCGGGAGCTGCCAGGGGCGCACGAGTACGGTGCCGGCCTTGCCGGGCCGTACCGCGTGTGCCACGGCGTCGGCCAGTTCGCCGAGGCCGTAGGGGGCGGCCACGTCGAAGT
This region includes:
- the glyA gene encoding serine hydroxymethyltransferase, which codes for MATTPSTSTFDSPLTLPLGRLDPEVATAVNAELHRQQSTLEMIASENFAPAAVMEAQGSVLTNKYAEGYPGRRYYGGCEHVDVIEQLAMDRVKELFGAEAANVQPHSGAQANAAAMFALLEPGDTILGLDLAHGGHLTHGMRINYSGKLYNVVPYHVRESDMRIDMDEVEQLALAHRPRMIVAGWSAYPRRLDFAAFRRIADEVGAYLMVDMAHFAGLVAAGLHPSPVPYADVVTTTTHKTLGGPRGGVILRWAGLAKKINSAVFPGQQGGPLEHVVAAKAVAFKVAASEEFRERQRRTLNGARTLAGRLLADDVAESGITVLTGGTEVHLVLVDLRGSALDGKQAEDRLHRIGITVNRNAVPFDPRPPMVSSGLRIGTPALATRGFGEAEFREVADIVAQALKEERIGDERADLLRDRVEKLASAFPLYPHLQGDAA
- a CDS encoding GntR family transcriptional regulator, producing the protein MQQVATEPTGEELSLAERAYRAIRDRLVMLEIRPGAPINEDQLAQSLGVGRTPVREALKRLQYERLITTYPRRGTFATEVNITDLAHISEVRLELEPLAAAQAARRATATDRAALTAVRRELGSVDPGRHAAAELMHLDLRVHRAIYAATHNPYLEDTLVRHDNLATRIWCLFVDRLSDMAGHVAEHGPLIEAIVAGDPDRAARLARGHVEGFERAIRDAI
- the lpdA gene encoding dihydrolipoyl dehydrogenase, encoding MDTDFDVVVLGAGPGGYVAAIRCAQLGLRTAVVEGRFWGGVCLNIGCIPAKALLRNAEVAQLILHDADKFGVKISGDVRLDYRSAYERSRTVADGRVKGVGYLMRKNKIAQFEGQGTFIDPYTMQVRLRDGETTLSFRSCIIATGATVKLLPGTALGRRVVTFEDQILADTLPSSLIIAGAGAIGVEFAYLLRSYGVEVTLVEFLDRIAPLEDEEVSAELARRFKKQGINVLTSARVESIEEGTDRVRVTVRQGGAQQVLEAERVLQATGFQPRTAGYGLGSTGVRLTDRGAIDVDGHCRTSRPHIYAIGDVTAKLMLAHAAEAMGVVAAESIAGAETMELDYRMIPRATFCRPQIASFGWTEAEARAQGFDVRAAKFPFTANAKAHGLGDTTGFVKLVSDARHGELLGAHLIGPDVTELLPELTLAQKWDLTVTELIRNVHAHPTLSEAVQDALHGLAGHMINL
- a CDS encoding SDR family oxidoreductase, translated to MEIKGAVAVVTGANRGIGLTFTRALLDRGAAKVYAGVRNPDAEVREPGVRTLHLDVTDSAQITAAAATASDATIVINNAGIQAGPGLLEGSLEGARRELEVNYLGTWAVSRAFAPVLASNGGGALVNRLSVASWRVNNRWPSYAASKAAEWSLTNARRAGLRRQGTLVVGVHVGPVDTEATAGADVPKVAAAEVAAQTMDAIGRGGPEVLVDEVSHRVRAALSGPVELLEPAP
- a CDS encoding YhgE/Pip domain-containing protein encodes the protein MNSWDSAKKPQAPGSEPGGSDEGSQDAPPPPEPRQARAGTLVRRGRLWLFPTVLSALVAVALSLLYMGGTVDPNGNLHRLPIAVVDTDTGRPLPGQRQNLGAQVTGAITASATGERVEWQRLTSAQAQDQLSSGRLYGALVVPADFTDSVAALTTAHAARKPTLTALTNPGVGSLGSSLASQITQNAAHQASLEVGRYLLESNAGKGADARTRLFLADPVTVATAVGHPIGRHSGLGLTAFYYTLLLVLSAFVGANIVHNGVDAALGYADNEIGPWHTRRPTVAINRTQTLLLKMAMTAGIIVLTTSLVMVATIAVLRMDASHLPLLWAFSYCASLAVGLGVQAINAAFGGIGQIVAMFVFIALALPSSGGAVPLQAVPGFYRFLGEFEPMRQLSDGTRAILFFDARADAGLTRAWTMIAVGWALAFAFGFGMTHYYDHKGLQRLTPAPVPGATD
- a CDS encoding sarcosine oxidase subunit beta family protein, with protein sequence MTAEPLPEHPDFLWRTPEPRASYDVVVVGAGGHGLATAYYLARNHGITNVAVLEKGWLAGGNMARNTTIIRSNYLWDQSAAIYEHALKLWERLPEELDYDFLFSQRGVLNLAHTLQDVREGVRRVGANRLNGVDAQWLEPDEVADVCPILNISPRTRYPVLGATFQPRAGIAKHDHVAWALARRADDMGVDLIQGCEVTGFLKDGDRVVGVETSRGRILAGRVGLAAAGHSSVLAQRAGFRLPVQSHPLQALVSELHEPVHPTVVMSNHVHVYVSQAHKGELVMGAGVDAYNGYGQRGSFHVIEQQMAAAVELFPVFARAHVLRTWGGIVDVTPDASPIIGTTPVENLYVNCGWGTGGFKATPAAGWTFAHTIATGEPHPLNAPFALERFATGALIDEHGAAAVAH